In the Cylindrospermopsis raciborskii Cr2010 genome, AGTTCTGCGATGCCAATTGCAGTAGGAATGATTGAGACAAAAGGGTTTCCAGCAGTAGTAGAAGCCGCTGATGCGATGGTAAAAGCAGCCCGTGTCACCTTAGTAGGGTATGAAAAGATCGGCAGCGCACGCGTTACCGTGATTGTGAGAGGCGACGTATCCGAAGTTCAAGCCTCAGTAGCAGCGGGTATTGAAGCAGCTAGAAGGGTAAATGGCGGAGAAGTATTATCAACTCATATCATCGCCCGTCCCCATGAGAACCTAGAATATGTATTACCCATCAGGTATACAGAGGCAGTAGAGCAGTTCCGAACTTAAACGGGTATCTAGTTCCACAACTTGCCCAACAGTAAAAAGGAATAACTTTTTACTTTTGTATAGTCAACAATGTAAAATCACGATTGTAAGTAAGGATAGAGAAAATGTCAATTGCAGTGGGAATGGTAGAAACCTTAGGGTTTCCCGCAGTGGTAGAAGCTGCTGATGCGATGGTAAAAGCAGCCCGTGTTACCTTAGTAGGATACGAGAAGATCGGCAGTGGTCGCGTAACAGTAATTGTGCGTGGTGACGTATCCGAAGTTCAAGCCTCAGTAGCAGCAGGAGTAGAAAACGTGAAGCGAGTCAATGGTGGACAGGTATTGTCTACCCATATTATTGCTCGCCCTCACGAAAACCTAGAGTATGTACTGCCAATTCGATATACAGAAGACGTAGAACAATTCCGGGAAGGGGTAAGTGGGATTCGCCCCTTTAGGAGACCGTAATTAAGAATGCAAATTGCGAAGGTGCGTGGCACAGTAGTCAGCACCCAAAAAGATCCCAGTCTCAGGGGTGTGAAACTACTCATGGTACAGCTAGTAGATGAGAACGGTAATCTTCTCCCAAAATATGAGGTAGCAGCTGACAGTGTGGGAGCAGGAGTAGATGAGTGGGTACTATTTAGTCGAGGTAGTGCCGCCCGTCAAGTTCTTGGCAATGAACAGCGACCCCTAGATGCGGCAGTGGTGGCGATAATAGATACTATTCACGTCGAAGATCGTTTAGTTTACAGCAAAAAAGACCAGTATAAATAGTCAGGAGGTCACGACCACTGACAACAAGATTATTTCAGGAGGAATCCCACAATGGTAGTCCGCAGCACGGCGGCACCCCCAACCCCGTGGTCAAAGAGTTTAGCCGAACCGGACGTTCATCAAACTGCTTATGTACATCCTTCCTCTAACTTGATTGGGGATGTTCATCTCGGTCAGAATGTGATTATTGCCCCGGGAACATCTATTAGAGCAGATGAAGGAACCCCCTTTCATATCGGTGAAAATACCAATATTCAGGATGGGGTGGTTATTCATGGTTTGGAGCAGGGCCGAGTAGTCGGGGATGACGGCGAGAAATATTCCGTATGGATTGGTAAAAACGCTTCCATCACCCACATGGCGCTGATTCATGGACCAGCTTATGTAGGGGACAACTGTTTTATAGGTTTTCGCTCCACGGTCTTTAATGCCAGAGTCGGAGCGGGTTGCATCGTCATGATGCACGCCTTAATACAAGATGTGGAAATACCCCCGGGTAAATACATAGCTTCCGGTTCAATTATTACAACACAGCAGCAAGCTGATCGCTTACCAGAGGTGCAGGCTCAAGATCAGCAGTTTGCCCACCATGTTGTGGGGATAAATCAGGCTTTACGAGCTGGTTATCGCTGCGCGGAAGATCTCAAATGTATTACCCCCATTCGGGATGAGTTAAAAGATCACGAAGAAAAAACTTATACAAGCATCACAGTTGAAGAGTTAGATAGGAGTAGTGAAGTGGCAGGCAAATTGAGTGCAGATACAGTAGAACAGCTACGGTATCTACTGGAGCAAGGTTATAAAATTGGTACAGAGCATGTGGATCAAAGACGGTTTCGCACAGGATCCTGGCAAAGTTGCCAGCCCATCGAAACCCGCTCCTTGGGACAGGCAATTAGTGCTTTAGAAACTTGTTTAGTGGACCACGCTGGTGAGTACGTGCGTTTATTTGGGATTGATGGTGGTAAGAAGAGGGTTTTGGAAACCATTATTCAACGTCCTGATGGTGTGGTGGTAGCTACTTCCCCTAGCTTTAAGGGACCATCCCCAACCAGCTATAATGGTAATGGCAAGTTTGGTGGTATTGACACCCAAATCATCAATCAGATTAATCAGCTTTTGAACAATGGTTATAAGATTGCAACAGAGCATGTAGATGAACGAAGATTCCGGACTGGGACTTGGCAAAGCTGTGAACCTATTCATTCTACCTCGACTCAGGAAGTAGTGGCGGCTCTGGAGTCATGCTTAAACTCTCATCAAGGTGAGTATGTTCGACTCATTGGTATTGATACCAAGGCTAAACGCCGAGTGTTGGAAAGTATTGTGCAGCGCCCTAATGGACAGGTAGTCACATCTGGTAACGGCAAAGTTTCCCCCACTGGTGGCACCACAGCTGTTAGTAACCATCTAGGTGGAGAAATTATAGACCATCTCAGACAATTAGTCAACGGTGGACTGAAAATTAGTCTAGAACACGTAGACCAAAGACGCTTCCGGACGGGAACCTGGTCTAGTGCGGGACTCATTGAAGCTAGAAGTGAAAGAGAGGCGATCGCCACTGTAGAATCCTATCTATCTGAGTATCCAGGTGAGTATGTAAGACTAATAGGTATTGATCCCCAAGTGAAGCGTCGGGTACTAGAAGTAATTATCCAACGTCCATAATAGGCGGGTAATAGCTTATAGGCTGGTAGGTTTGGCCAATTATCACTTACCAATTTTTTGTGAAATCATTATTCCGGCTTCCGAGGTAGTAAAAGTCATGTCTTCTGTGCCGTTGCTTCGCCTCAGCGACAAATTTGACCCTTATATTAGTGGCGAGGTGAATATTGATCCTAGTGCCGTAATAGCACCGGGGGTAATACTCCAGGCGGGCCTTAACAGCAAAATTATTATTGGTCCTGGGGTTTGTATTGGCATGGGATCAATTCTCCAGGTGAGTCACGGCATTCTAGAAATCGAAATGGGGGCCAATCTGGGGGCCGGTTTTTTGATGGTTGGGGAAGGTAAAATAGGGGCTAATGCTTGTATTGGTGCGGGCACTACAGTATTTAACGATTCTGTAGCTGCTCAACAAGTAATACCAGCAGGTTCGATTTTGGGAGATAGCAGTCGCCAACAGTCTACTTCCCCACCTTCTCCCACGCCAAAAAGCCAGTCACCCCCGGAAACAGAATCTAGTACTGAGTCGCAAGAGACAAGTGATGGTAAACCCCATAGTAGAGATCCCACTGAGCCCCATCCCTTAGGAACGCAAATCTACGGGCAAGGAAGCATTAACCGACTTTTAAGTACGTTGTTTCCCCATCGGCAGTCTCTGAGTGACCAGGATGCTAACAATGGTGTGGAGTAAATGTTAATTGTTAGTTGTATGGTCAGTCGTCATTTTTGCGATTATGCTGGTGAATAAATATGGAAACATACAGTCAACCTACTCTTAGTACTATTCAATCACCTCGTCGCCACAATAATCTCAAGGATACTGCCTTGGGCTTAGTTTCGACCTTGAGCTTCCCTGCCATAGTGGGGACAGCTGACATGATGTTAAAGTCTGCTGGAGTGCATCTGGTAGGCTATGAGAAAATTGGTAGTGGTCACTGTACAGCTATTGTGCGGGGTAATATTGCGGATGTGCGTCTAGCTGTAGAGGCGGGGGTGCAAACGGCGGAACAGTTTGGACAGTTGGTGTCAAGTCTAGTTATTCCTAGACCCTATCCTAATCTGGACATAGTTTTACCAATTAATCGTCTAACCCAAATTATGGCGGATGGCACTTATAGTCGTCTAAGTAATCAAGCTATAGGTTTAGTAGAAACCCGTGGCTTCCCTGCCATGGTAGGTGCTTGTGATGCTATGCTCAAATCAGCAGAAGTTCATTTAGCTTCTTACGAGAAAATTGGTGCGGGACTCTGCACTGCCATTATTAGAGGCACGGTGGCTAACGTAGCTGTAGCCGTAGAAGCGGGAATGTATGAAGCAGAAAGAATAGGGGAATTAAATGCCGTCATGGTGATTCCTCGTCCCCTAGACGAACTGGAGCAGACCCTACCCATTGCTAGTTGTTGGGTAGAAGAACATCGACCTTTAGATATACCCCTACATGTCAAAGAGAAAATTGTTGACGCCCAAGCCGTAGAGTTACCTGATCTAGCCAAATTGCCGGTTAAAATTAAGGAAGAATTACTGGTGGACGAATAGTGTTTACTAAATATATTAAGAACTGCTGTTAGAGGAGAATCACCTTGAACCAAGCGACACTGCACCAGTTGAAGGTGTTCGAGGCCGCTGCAAGACACGGTAGCTTTACCCGTGCTGCAGAGGAACTATTTCTTACCCAACCTACTGTCTCCATGCAAATCAAACAACTGACTAAATCCGTGGGTCTACCATTGTTTGAACAGGTGGGTAAACGCCTATTTTTGACTGAAGCTGGAAGGGAATTATTTGCCACCTGTCGTGAGATTTTTAATGTTATTTCCCAGTTTGAAATAACTGTAGCAGATCTTAAAGGACTAAAACAAGGTAGCTTACGTTTGGCAGTCATTACTACTGCCAAATACATTATTCCCCGTTTGTTGGGACCTTTTTGTGAACTTTATCCAGGAATTGATGTTTCCCTACAGGTAACAAACCATGAAGGCATCTTGGAACGGATGACTGCCAATTTGGATGACTTGTATATTATGAGTCAACTGCCAGAGCATTTGGATATTCAGTTTCAACCTTTTTTAGAGAATCCCCTAGTGGTTTTTGCACCTGTGAATCATCCTTTGTCTACGGAAACCAACATTTCTTTGGAAAGATTGGCACAGGAACCATTTATTATGCGCGAACCTGGTTCTGGTACTCGCCGTGCCATCCAGAGTTTATTAGAGGAAAATGGTATTAAAGTCAAGGTTAAATTAGAACTGGGTAGTAATGAAGCAATTAAGCAAGCTATTGCTGGAGGTTTAGGCATATCGGTTTTATCCCGTCATACCTTACTGGGTGATGCCCACCAATTTAGTATTTTGGACGCACAACATTTTCCTATCAAACGTACCTGGTATATAGTTCATCCTTCCGGTAAGCAGTTGTCCATCGTCGCTCGTACTTATTATGAATACCTGTTAGAAGCGGCAAAAAGAATTGTCGAAGAGGAAATTATCCAATCATGATAAACCCAGTTTCTGATGATACCTGGTCAAACTTACTCAAACAGCTATTAGACCGCCAATCATTATCCCGCAATCAAGCAGCAATCCTTATGGAAGGGTGGATTCAGGAAAAGATTCCCCCCGAACTGTCCGGGGCAATATTAACCGCACTCCATTTCAAAGGGGTGTCTCCAGAGGAATTGACTGGTATGGCGGGGGTCCTAAAAGGTTTATGTCTGAAAACCAAGCCAGAAAATACCCCCCTTATTGACACTTGTGGTACTGGTGGAGACGGAGCAGCTACCTTTAATATTTCTACAGCGGTGGCTTTTGTCGCTGCTGCTGCTGGTGTACCGGTAGCTAAACACGGCGGACGTTCTGCTTCTAGCTTAACCGGTAGCGCAGATGTTTTAGAAGCTTTAGGAGTGAACCTAAATGCACCTGCTGAAAAAATACAAGCTGCAGTCAGGGAAGTGGGAATTACCTTTCTCTTTGCTCCGGGATGGCATCCGGCCATGAAAGCCGTAGCTCCATTACGACGCAGTTTAAAAATTAGAACTGTATTTAATTTGTTAGGTCCATTAGTTAATCCCATGGCACCCACAGGACAAATCATAGGGGTATTTGATCCTACCTTGATTGGGACTGTGGCCCAAACCCTAAATAATTTGGGGACACAAATGGCAATTGTATTACACGGTAGGGAAAAATTAGATGAAGCAGGATTGGGGGGAATCACCGACCTGGCGGTTTTGAATCAAGGGGAAGTGCAAATTACTACCCTCAACCCCGAGGAAGCAGGAGTTACACCAGC is a window encoding:
- a CDS encoding LysR family transcriptional regulator translates to MNQATLHQLKVFEAAARHGSFTRAAEELFLTQPTVSMQIKQLTKSVGLPLFEQVGKRLFLTEAGRELFATCREIFNVISQFEITVADLKGLKQGSLRLAVITTAKYIIPRLLGPFCELYPGIDVSLQVTNHEGILERMTANLDDLYIMSQLPEHLDIQFQPFLENPLVVFAPVNHPLSTETNISLERLAQEPFIMREPGSGTRRAIQSLLEENGIKVKVKLELGSNEAIKQAIAGGLGISVLSRHTLLGDAHQFSILDAQHFPIKRTWYIVHPSGKQLSIVARTYYEYLLEAAKRIVEEEIIQS
- a CDS encoding carbon dioxide-concentrating mechanism protein CcmK; translation: MPIAVGMIETKGFPAVVEAADAMVKAARVTLVGYEKIGSARVTVIVRGDVSEVQASVAAGIEAARRVNGGEVLSTHIIARPHENLEYVLPIRYTEAVEQFRT
- a CDS encoding carbon dioxide-concentrating mechanism protein CcmK → MSIAVGMVETLGFPAVVEAADAMVKAARVTLVGYEKIGSGRVTVIVRGDVSEVQASVAAGVENVKRVNGGQVLSTHIIARPHENLEYVLPIRYTEDVEQFREGVSGIRPFRRP
- a CDS encoding carbon dioxide-concentrating mechanism protein; the encoded protein is METYSQPTLSTIQSPRRHNNLKDTALGLVSTLSFPAIVGTADMMLKSAGVHLVGYEKIGSGHCTAIVRGNIADVRLAVEAGVQTAEQFGQLVSSLVIPRPYPNLDIVLPINRLTQIMADGTYSRLSNQAIGLVETRGFPAMVGACDAMLKSAEVHLASYEKIGAGLCTAIIRGTVANVAVAVEAGMYEAERIGELNAVMVIPRPLDELEQTLPIASCWVEEHRPLDIPLHVKEKIVDAQAVELPDLAKLPVKIKEELLVDE
- a CDS encoding ribulose bisphosphate carboxylase small subunit gives rise to the protein MVVRSTAAPPTPWSKSLAEPDVHQTAYVHPSSNLIGDVHLGQNVIIAPGTSIRADEGTPFHIGENTNIQDGVVIHGLEQGRVVGDDGEKYSVWIGKNASITHMALIHGPAYVGDNCFIGFRSTVFNARVGAGCIVMMHALIQDVEIPPGKYIASGSIITTQQQADRLPEVQAQDQQFAHHVVGINQALRAGYRCAEDLKCITPIRDELKDHEEKTYTSITVEELDRSSEVAGKLSADTVEQLRYLLEQGYKIGTEHVDQRRFRTGSWQSCQPIETRSLGQAISALETCLVDHAGEYVRLFGIDGGKKRVLETIIQRPDGVVVATSPSFKGPSPTSYNGNGKFGGIDTQIINQINQLLNNGYKIATEHVDERRFRTGTWQSCEPIHSTSTQEVVAALESCLNSHQGEYVRLIGIDTKAKRRVLESIVQRPNGQVVTSGNGKVSPTGGTTAVSNHLGGEIIDHLRQLVNGGLKISLEHVDQRRFRTGTWSSAGLIEARSEREAIATVESYLSEYPGEYVRLIGIDPQVKRRVLEVIIQRP
- the trpD gene encoding anthranilate phosphoribosyltransferase, giving the protein MINPVSDDTWSNLLKQLLDRQSLSRNQAAILMEGWIQEKIPPELSGAILTALHFKGVSPEELTGMAGVLKGLCLKTKPENTPLIDTCGTGGDGAATFNISTAVAFVAAAAGVPVAKHGGRSASSLTGSADVLEALGVNLNAPAEKIQAAVREVGITFLFAPGWHPAMKAVAPLRRSLKIRTVFNLLGPLVNPMAPTGQIIGVFDPTLIGTVAQTLNNLGTQMAIVLHGREKLDEAGLGGITDLAVLNQGEVQITTLNPEEAGVTPASITALKGGSVAENADILTRVLQGKGTTAQQDVVALNASLALQVAGVVPLFHHHQGVNMAREILATGSPWEKLEQLVEFLRG
- a CDS encoding EutN/CcmL family microcompartment protein gives rise to the protein MQIAKVRGTVVSTQKDPSLRGVKLLMVQLVDENGNLLPKYEVAADSVGAGVDEWVLFSRGSAARQVLGNEQRPLDAAVVAIIDTIHVEDRLVYSKKDQYK